The Nitrospira sp. sequence GGGCGAGCGACCGAACTGACTGCCGCGACCCTCTTGGCCCAAGAGAAATTGGTGGAAACTGAACTCTCTGGACAATATTCCATAGGAGAGACTGTCGGGGATTTTCCGAACCTCCCGCTCGGAGCCCAGACCACGACCCAAGCGGTCCCCAGGGCCGTCGGTTACAAATGGAAGCGTACCATCGCGCCGACCCCGCTGGAGTTGATTCGAGAGATTCGCATCAAGGTGTTTTGGCCGCGTGGCGAGCTTGAAGAAAGTGTGGAGGTGAGTACCTATGTCTTTGCCGGGCGTCTCACCTTCTAAACAGCAAAGTGGTTTTACGCTTGTCGAGGTCTTAGTTGCCATTGCCCTGCTGGGCCTCATCGGCGCCATGGTCTTTGGATCACTCATCACGACAACGCGAACCATCGATGCCGGACGGGATCATGCGGCGAGGGAAGAAACCGTCAGAAAGCTATTGCGCCTTATGGCAGAGGAAATCTCACTCAGTAAGCGCAATCTCGCATACCCGTGGGTCGGGATGAACGGGACATGGGAAGGGTATCCGGCCGATACACTCGCGTTTCTCGCGATGAGTCAGGAGTTGAGGACCTCAACCGCCAAAGAGACCGATCCCACAAATATGATGAGCAAGGAGAGCGAAACCGTTCGAGTCGTGTACACGCGGGAACGCGACCGGCTGATCCGCTTCGTCCGCAAAAACGTCTACACATTGACCGACACCAACGAATCGTTGGATCAGATGGAGTTGGCGGATCGTGTGCAAGCCTTCAACGTCCGGTACTACGACGACCAGAACAGGCTCTGGCTCGATGAATGGCCGACGGCCAGCAAAATGCCCAAGGCCGTACTGCTTGAAGTAACGTTTCAGGATCCCGATACCGAGCCTTGGACGGTGCGGGAATGGGTGGCGATCGGAACACCATGACCTTTAAATGGACTGACGCATGGAGAGAGATCCTGGCGTGGACCGTGGGCGGAGTCTGCATCTTGGCTGTGTGCGTGATGGTCACCTTTCCGTATGGAATGCTCCAGGCCAGGTTGGTTGCGGAGCTCAAGCGAGCCACCGGTATGGATGTCCGAGTGGCCGATTGGACCCTGGGATGGCCGCTGAGCCTGGAATGGAGGAACGTCACTCTATCGAAGCAGAACTTGGCTCCCTTCCAGATGGCCGTTCTGCAAGCCAAGCTCGGAATCATGAAGGCCTTGAGCGGCGTGCTCGGACTCGACCTAGTTGTGCAGTTGGATGAGAACTCATCGCATACCAGTCTTGCCAAGGGGACGCTCACAGCCTCGTCATTTTCGTTCTCCGGCCCCGTCACGGCAAAGGGTCAGTTTCAGCAGGTGGATCTCTCCAAAGTCGTCCGCCGCTATGTCACTCACGGCACGCTCAACGGAGATTTCTCTCATCGGGTCGACTCCGGCTTGGGAGCCGGAACCACGATGAAGGGCGAAGGGACATGGACGGCGGACGCAACGGACCTGGTCATCGACCAGATTCCACTCGGCAACGGCCGAACCTTGTCGCTGACGTTCAGCAAAGTCTCGGCAGGGCTGGCGTGCCGGGACCTCCTCTGCGAAGTCACCCAGTTGAAGGGCGAGGGAATCGACGGCTCGTTCTCGGGCGAAGGGAACATCACCATTCAGCAGCCGATGCCGAACAGCCAATTGCACCTCACGGTGACGGTAATCCCAGGCCCTGGCTTTGTGGCGAAAGCCGGGACACTCGGCCTCCCCTCACCGCCTCCTGGAACCCCCATGACCGTGAAGATCGTCGGAACCTTGGCACAGGCGAGGATTGCATTGTAAAGTAGGATCCTTGTAGGACTATTCATCGAGACTGTTATGTCAATCGTGAACGAATGTGTGGGGCTGGATATCGGGCAAACGGGCTTGAAAGCCGTCCGTTTCCGCCGCCGTCTGAGCGGACGCGAAACCGTCGACTACTTTCAACACCCCATG is a genomic window containing:
- a CDS encoding prepilin-type N-terminal cleavage/methylation domain-containing protein; this encodes MGRNVHHPNFDERGFTLLEVLLAIALLAIALPILLGLRNFDLDLQGRATELTAATLLAQEKLVETELSGQYSIGETVGDFPNLPLGAQTTTQAVPRAVGYKWKRTIAPTPLELIREIRIKVFWPRGELEESVEVSTYVFAGRLTF
- a CDS encoding prepilin-type N-terminal cleavage/methylation domain-containing protein — protein: MSLPGVSPSKQQSGFTLVEVLVAIALLGLIGAMVFGSLITTTRTIDAGRDHAAREETVRKLLRLMAEEISLSKRNLAYPWVGMNGTWEGYPADTLAFLAMSQELRTSTAKETDPTNMMSKESETVRVVYTRERDRLIRFVRKNVYTLTDTNESLDQMELADRVQAFNVRYYDDQNRLWLDEWPTASKMPKAVLLEVTFQDPDTEPWTVREWVAIGTP
- the gspN gene encoding type II secretion system protein GspN, with the translated sequence MGGDRNTMTFKWTDAWREILAWTVGGVCILAVCVMVTFPYGMLQARLVAELKRATGMDVRVADWTLGWPLSLEWRNVTLSKQNLAPFQMAVLQAKLGIMKALSGVLGLDLVVQLDENSSHTSLAKGTLTASSFSFSGPVTAKGQFQQVDLSKVVRRYVTHGTLNGDFSHRVDSGLGAGTTMKGEGTWTADATDLVIDQIPLGNGRTLSLTFSKVSAGLACRDLLCEVTQLKGEGIDGSFSGEGNITIQQPMPNSQLHLTVTVIPGPGFVAKAGTLGLPSPPPGTPMTVKIVGTLAQARIAL